A single region of the Gemmatimonadaceae bacterium genome encodes:
- a CDS encoding carbamoyltransferase C-terminal domain-containing protein, translated as MNSATYILGINAYHADGSAVLVRDGELVVALEEERFRRIKHWAGFPAETIRKCLEIGGIDGSQISHVAVSRDPRANLLRKAAFAFSNRMKISNIVNRTRNLKKVHDIQTPLAEALGLSESGLPPLHFVEHHPSHLASTFFVSPFEDAAICAIDGFGDFISTSTAVGRGNQIRMLGKVSYPHSLGVLYTAVTQHLGFANYGDEFKVMGLAPYGSPEYVDEVRRLVTLKPGGGFELTRKYFRHWDEGVEMDWEGGSPTMGPLYTPELSRIVGPPRAPGQPLEPKHENLARSVQAVYEECAFHVLNGLWSATGNPRLCMAGGCAMNSVANGKIRENTRFEEVYIQPASADSGTALGAAYQVWNQILKKPRGFTMVHAYWGTAYPNADVSEIVRSRSDGAWRYTCETLREDELLDRTARLIADGNVVGWYQGRMEWGARALGNRSILADARRADMRELINTKIKFREKFRPFAPSILEEAMHDYFVGAATDPFMQQVYPVRPEKRDILPAVTHVDGSGRLQTVRRDTNPRYYKLIAAFAEITGVPVVLNTSFNENEPIVDTPEQALDCFFRTTMDAIVVNDVVVVRHPAGEKTMDSASTG; from the coding sequence ATGAATTCGGCGACCTACATCCTGGGTATCAACGCATATCACGCCGACGGCTCCGCCGTTCTCGTTCGTGACGGTGAGCTCGTTGTCGCGCTCGAGGAAGAGCGATTCCGCAGAATCAAGCACTGGGCTGGTTTTCCGGCGGAGACGATCCGTAAATGTCTCGAGATTGGTGGTATCGACGGATCACAGATTTCGCATGTCGCCGTGAGCCGCGATCCGCGCGCGAATCTTCTCCGTAAGGCCGCGTTCGCGTTCTCGAACCGGATGAAGATCTCGAACATCGTCAACCGGACGCGGAATCTGAAGAAAGTCCACGACATTCAAACGCCGCTCGCTGAAGCTCTCGGGTTATCTGAATCCGGGTTGCCACCGCTGCATTTCGTGGAGCACCATCCGTCGCATCTCGCAAGCACGTTCTTCGTCTCGCCATTTGAGGACGCCGCGATCTGCGCGATCGACGGGTTCGGCGATTTCATCAGCACGTCGACGGCGGTCGGGCGCGGCAATCAGATCCGCATGCTCGGCAAGGTATCGTACCCGCACTCTCTCGGCGTGCTCTATACCGCCGTGACTCAGCACCTCGGTTTTGCGAACTACGGGGACGAATTCAAGGTGATGGGCCTCGCACCGTATGGCTCTCCCGAGTATGTCGACGAGGTTCGAAGGCTTGTGACGTTAAAGCCTGGCGGTGGCTTCGAACTTACGAGAAAGTATTTCCGCCACTGGGACGAGGGCGTGGAGATGGACTGGGAGGGCGGGTCGCCAACAATGGGCCCACTCTACACCCCGGAGCTGAGTCGCATCGTCGGCCCACCTCGCGCGCCAGGTCAGCCGCTCGAACCGAAGCACGAGAATCTCGCCCGCTCGGTTCAGGCGGTGTACGAGGAATGCGCCTTCCACGTTCTGAACGGGCTGTGGTCGGCTACCGGAAACCCCCGTCTGTGCATGGCGGGGGGCTGCGCGATGAACAGCGTCGCAAATGGCAAGATCCGCGAGAACACGCGGTTCGAGGAGGTTTACATCCAGCCCGCTTCAGCCGATAGCGGAACGGCGCTCGGTGCAGCGTATCAGGTGTGGAACCAGATCCTCAAGAAGCCGAGGGGTTTCACTATGGTGCACGCGTATTGGGGAACGGCATATCCGAACGCGGACGTCTCGGAGATCGTCCGATCCCGCTCGGACGGTGCCTGGCGCTACACCTGCGAGACGCTTCGCGAAGATGAGCTGCTCGACAGGACGGCCCGGTTGATCGCCGATGGAAATGTTGTCGGATGGTATCAGGGTCGAATGGAATGGGGAGCGCGGGCGCTCGGCAACCGGAGCATCCTTGCCGACGCCAGGCGCGCCGACATGCGGGAACTGATCAACACGAAGATCAAATTCCGCGAGAAATTCCGGCCATTCGCACCCTCCATTCTCGAGGAAGCAATGCACGATTATTTCGTCGGCGCCGCGACCGATCCGTTCATGCAACAGGTCTACCCGGTGCGGCCCGAAAAGCGCGACATTCTGCCCGCCGTGACGCATGTCGACGGAAGCGGCCGTTTGCAAACCGTTAGACGTGACACGAATCCCCGCTACTACAAGCTTATCGCGGCATTCGCCGAAATCACCGGCGTCCCGGTGGTGCTCAACACCAGCTTCAATGAGAACGAGCCCATAGTCGACACCCCGGAACAGGCTTTGGACTGCTTCTTCCGAACCACAATGGATGCCATTGTCGTGAACGACGTCGTCGTCGTACGCCATCCCGCAGGGGAAAAGACAATGGATTCTGCCAGTACGGGGTGA
- a CDS encoding polysaccharide biosynthesis/export family protein gives MTRKLKYRLLATMFLAATAADAQSAGGPQALNPGDQVRIVVWRNVELSGDFTVAANGTLNHPLYREVQVTGIPLSSVEDRLRTFISRYATNPQFVILPLLKIVVGGEVRSPNVFSVPPETTVTQAVILAGGPSERGKLDNVRLLREGQTINLDMGRPDSQAASLQVRSGDQIIVPRSTNVFRDFLGPTASMVGAIAAIVSIFMR, from the coding sequence ATGACCAGAAAACTCAAGTATCGGCTTCTAGCGACCATGTTTCTCGCCGCTACGGCCGCCGACGCGCAAAGCGCCGGCGGGCCTCAAGCGCTCAACCCCGGAGATCAGGTCCGAATCGTCGTCTGGCGAAATGTGGAGCTGAGCGGGGACTTCACCGTTGCAGCCAACGGCACATTGAATCATCCGCTGTACCGGGAGGTACAGGTCACCGGCATCCCGCTGAGCTCCGTCGAGGACCGTCTCCGGACGTTTATCAGCCGCTATGCCACCAATCCGCAGTTCGTGATTCTACCGCTTTTGAAAATCGTCGTCGGTGGCGAGGTGCGCTCGCCGAATGTATTCAGCGTGCCTCCTGAGACCACGGTCACACAGGCGGTAATCCTTGCCGGCGGTCCATCGGAGCGAGGGAAGCTCGACAACGTGCGGTTGCTGCGCGAAGGGCAGACAATCAACCTGGATATGGGACGCCCCGACTCGCAGGCGGCTTCGCTCCAGGTTCGATCGGGGGATCAGATCATCGTCCCGCGCTCCACGAACGTGTTTCGCGATTTCCTTGGACCCACCGCCAGCATGGTCGGGGCGATTGCGGCGATCGTCAGCATTTTCATGAGATAA
- a CDS encoding glycosyltransferase — MEPTVGAVHAQAVGRSQRRRARVKRQSRGCAGIVRRDAVKVLHVSPSIAQSYGGPTHSLAGYAVASQRAGIEVSIAAPRCAPADVESFLSRAGSVDLRLFSAFGANAFITSPALIKWVRHAAKAYDIVHVHGLFNPTSSLSARLALASTTTVLRPFGTLSRYTFQHRRTALKKAYITLLERRTLRRAAALHFTTERERSEANWHGVDFSGRAYVIPPPSLAPAGGTRARGNEAVGNRVVFLGRINPVKNLECLLDAWAIVRRRVPTAQLEIAGDGEPVYVATLKLHASRAGIADSVAFVGFVSGTEKSNLLASAGVVVLPSHHENFGIAVLEAVETGVPVIVSPEVHLADFVREHGVGRITQPDAHSLSDAIVDVLCDPRIQQSVRNRGAGIVAEHFSPTAIGELLSKMYREAIDRIPYGGRQ; from the coding sequence GTGGAGCCGACCGTGGGCGCTGTACACGCTCAAGCGGTGGGCAGATCACAACGACGTCGCGCTCGCGTCAAGCGGCAGTCCCGTGGCTGCGCCGGCATCGTTCGCCGCGATGCGGTGAAGGTCCTTCATGTTTCACCGAGCATCGCGCAATCATACGGAGGTCCGACTCATTCCCTGGCGGGATACGCAGTGGCCTCGCAGCGCGCCGGGATTGAAGTGTCGATCGCGGCACCCAGATGTGCTCCAGCCGACGTCGAGTCTTTCCTTTCGCGGGCAGGAAGTGTGGACCTTCGGCTTTTTTCGGCATTCGGGGCCAATGCTTTCATCACGTCGCCTGCGCTGATCAAGTGGGTTCGACACGCGGCGAAAGCGTATGACATCGTGCATGTGCACGGTCTTTTCAATCCAACGAGCTCTCTTTCGGCGCGTCTGGCCCTCGCGTCAACGACCACGGTACTGAGGCCGTTCGGCACACTCTCCAGATATACTTTTCAGCATCGCCGTACAGCTTTGAAGAAAGCGTACATTACGTTGCTCGAGCGGCGAACCCTGCGTCGGGCAGCCGCGCTGCATTTCACTACGGAGAGAGAGAGGAGCGAAGCAAACTGGCACGGAGTCGACTTCTCAGGGCGTGCGTATGTAATTCCTCCCCCGTCGCTCGCCCCAGCGGGCGGTACGCGGGCACGCGGAAACGAAGCAGTCGGGAACCGAGTGGTTTTCCTCGGGCGCATCAATCCCGTCAAGAATCTCGAATGTCTTCTCGACGCATGGGCAATTGTACGCAGAAGAGTCCCCACTGCCCAACTGGAGATCGCGGGAGACGGCGAGCCCGTGTACGTGGCAACACTGAAGTTGCACGCCTCCAGAGCCGGCATCGCCGACAGCGTCGCCTTCGTCGGTTTCGTCTCGGGAACGGAAAAGTCAAACCTGCTGGCCTCGGCGGGCGTTGTCGTTCTCCCGTCTCATCATGAGAACTTTGGAATCGCGGTGCTTGAGGCGGTCGAGACGGGGGTTCCCGTCATCGTGTCCCCGGAAGTACACCTTGCTGACTTCGTCCGGGAGCACGGTGTCGGACGAATCACCCAACCCGACGCTCATTCTTTGTCCGACGCGATCGTTGATGTGCTGTGCGACCCGCGAATTCAGCAGAGCGTGCGGAACCGGGGTGCGGGGATCGTAGCCGAGCACTTCTCTCCGACGGCTATTGGAGAACTACTTTCGAAGATGTATCGAGAGGCCATCGACCGTATCCCCTACGGCGGCAGGCAATGA